One Chitinophagales bacterium genomic window carries:
- a CDS encoding putative oxidoreductase, giving the protein MIRWGIIGTGDVAYDVAYAILFVAGNKITAIASRNERRAQEFAANIGATKIYTSAEALIGDKEIDAVYIAVPNHLHFELMKKSLLAGKHVLCEKPFTLNATQAEAIRQLAATVGCFCMEAMWTRFIPAIGKARELIQSGELGQIRFIHGSFGTPVSKQSRHDPKQGGGALLDLGVYPVSLAHLFMGKPATVQAEMQTGNTGVDEQSVLSLHYDNGALAALMCSFQTVLSNEMVIYGEKGTLKIGPPLYRTARLRITKFAHAHQHHSVRRNIYKLPLFMRFAPFIKEVLLSLQGKRVKHRVIPFEGNGYHYQIQEVTACIENGKIESNIMPLKHSVEVMQILDEARKKCGLKYPEE; this is encoded by the coding sequence ATGATCAGGTGGGGCATCATTGGCACAGGAGATGTCGCCTATGACGTAGCCTACGCCATACTCTTTGTTGCCGGCAATAAGATAACCGCAATTGCTTCCCGCAATGAACGCAGAGCTCAGGAGTTTGCAGCAAATATCGGAGCAACAAAAATCTACACATCAGCCGAAGCGCTCATAGGGGATAAGGAGATAGATGCCGTGTATATTGCCGTGCCCAATCATCTGCATTTTGAGCTGATGAAAAAAAGCCTGCTGGCAGGCAAGCATGTGCTGTGTGAAAAACCTTTTACCCTGAATGCCACGCAGGCAGAGGCAATCAGACAGCTGGCTGCAACAGTGGGCTGTTTTTGTATGGAAGCCATGTGGACCCGTTTTATTCCAGCTATCGGCAAGGCACGGGAGCTTATCCAAAGCGGTGAACTCGGACAAATCCGGTTTATTCACGGAAGTTTCGGAACTCCTGTTTCAAAGCAAAGCAGACATGATCCGAAGCAGGGGGGTGGGGCCTTACTGGATTTAGGAGTGTATCCGGTATCCCTGGCTCACTTATTTATGGGTAAGCCGGCTACAGTGCAGGCAGAAATGCAGACCGGCAATACCGGAGTAGACGAGCAATCTGTCCTTTCTTTGCACTACGACAACGGGGCGCTTGCAGCGCTGATGTGCAGCTTTCAAACCGTGCTGTCCAATGAAATGGTGATATACGGAGAGAAAGGTACTTTAAAAATCGGCCCCCCCCTGTATCGTACAGCTCGTCTGCGTATCACAAAATTTGCGCATGCACATCAGCATCATTCGGTAAGAAGAAATATTTACAAATTGCCTTTATTTATGCGATTTGCGCCTTTTATTAAAGAAGTCCTTTTAAGCTTGCAGGGCAAGAGGGTGAAGCACAGAGTGATACCCTTTGAGGGCAATGGCTATCACTACCAGATCCAGGAAGTAACAGCTTGTATTGAAAACGGTAAAATAGAAAGCAACATCATGCCTTTAAAACACAGCGTGGAGGTGATGCAAATTCTGGATGAAGCAAGAAAAAAATGCGGGTTAAAATATCCTGAAGAATAG
- the etfB gene encoding electron transfer flavoprotein subunit alpha, whose product MKLLVCISKVPDTTTKISFKDNNTRFNDENVAWIINPTDEWYALVRALELKEKFGGTVTVINVGRAVNDPIIRRALAIGADDAVRIDADETDSYYVAAQIAEYAKGKGYDIIFTGKETIDYNGCMVGGVVAELLDLPFVSLATSLEIEGNTATIKREIEGGKEIVKVQTPFVVSATKGLAEARIANMRGIMAARTKPLTVVPAVQVDTFTEIKNYELPPQRSSVKLISPDKVEELVELLHNEAKII is encoded by the coding sequence ATGAAATTATTGGTTTGCATCAGCAAGGTGCCTGACACGACAACAAAAATCAGTTTTAAAGACAACAACACACGCTTTAATGATGAGAACGTAGCTTGGATAATTAATCCCACCGATGAGTGGTATGCTTTGGTGCGGGCGCTGGAATTAAAAGAAAAATTTGGCGGTACTGTAACGGTAATCAATGTAGGTCGTGCAGTGAATGACCCGATTATCCGCAGAGCCCTTGCCATCGGTGCCGATGATGCCGTGAGGATAGATGCCGATGAAACGGATTCCTATTATGTAGCCGCCCAGATAGCAGAATATGCAAAGGGAAAGGGGTATGATATTATTTTTACAGGTAAGGAAACCATCGATTACAACGGATGTATGGTTGGAGGTGTGGTGGCTGAATTGCTTGATCTACCGTTTGTGAGTCTTGCAACTTCTCTGGAGATAGAAGGGAATACTGCCACCATCAAACGAGAAATTGAGGGCGGAAAGGAGATTGTAAAAGTGCAAACGCCCTTTGTCGTGAGCGCAACAAAAGGGCTTGCCGAAGCGCGCATAGCCAACATGCGGGGCATCATGGCTGCCCGCACGAAACCGCTTACTGTGGTGCCTGCGGTGCAGGTGGATACGTTTACCGAAATAAAAAACTACGAGTTGCCTCCGCAACGCTCTTCCGTAAAGCTTATCAGCCCGGATAAGGTAGAAGAACTTGTGGAATTATTACATAATGAAGCTAAAATAATTTAA
- a CDS encoding glycosyl transferase family A, producing the protein MIVNNFFSVPVWVRDILNNYASLDAVSGDKIEKVKVALGRFKASAPEVSIVIPVYNEEKTLLRTLVSFSHMETRHSVELILVNNNSTDRTKEIAERLDVRVIDEPQQGISFARQAGLNAAKGKYFLNADGDSIYPRGWIDAYVHALTDESVACVYGTYSFFPSQGTPRMVLAAYEGATRLVFNLRRKKMDFFNVLGFNFAFRTNDGRKVGGFNTTRQRWSDAWMAMMLMEYGQIKRLTLPEVRVWTSDRRLMIDGGIIKSIQKRLSKEVKYHTDTPDFEAERREYKNKIRKQA; encoded by the coding sequence ATGATCGTAAATAATTTTTTCTCTGTTCCGGTGTGGGTAAGAGATATCCTGAATAACTACGCTTCCCTTGATGCCGTATCGGGCGATAAAATAGAGAAGGTAAAAGTGGCGCTTGGTCGTTTTAAGGCATCCGCTCCCGAGGTATCCATCGTCATACCGGTTTACAATGAGGAAAAAACGCTGTTGCGCACGCTGGTCTCGTTTTCCCACATGGAAACCCGTCATTCCGTTGAATTGATTCTGGTAAATAATAATTCCACAGACCGTACCAAAGAAATTGCTGAAAGGCTTGATGTAAGGGTAATTGATGAGCCGCAACAGGGTATCAGTTTTGCCCGCCAGGCCGGATTAAATGCGGCTAAGGGCAAGTATTTCCTCAATGCAGACGGTGATTCCATTTATCCCCGCGGGTGGATTGATGCTTATGTGCATGCTCTTACTGATGAATCCGTTGCCTGCGTTTACGGCACCTATTCTTTTTTCCCCAGCCAGGGCACTCCTCGCATGGTGCTGGCTGCCTATGAGGGAGCCACACGGCTGGTCTTTAACCTCAGAAGAAAAAAGATGGATTTCTTTAATGTTCTGGGTTTCAATTTTGCCTTTCGTACCAATGACGGCAGAAAAGTAGGCGGCTTCAATACAACGCGCCAGCGGTGGTCTGATGCCTGGATGGCTATGATGCTCATGGAATACGGCCAAATAAAACGCCTTACCCTTCCTGAAGTACGCGTATGGACTAGCGATCGCAGACTGATGATAGATGGCGGCATTATCAAATCCATACAAAAGCGACTAAGTAAAGAAGTAAAATATCACACCGATACGCCAGACTTTGAGGCAGAAAGAAGAGAATACAAGAACAAGATAAGGAAGCAGGCATGA
- a CDS encoding TIGR00266 family protein, producing the protein MQRQTADVIDYHIIGDDMQVVEVELDPGEGVRAEVGSMLFMEDGIEMETSTGGGLLKGFKRLITGDSFFISNFYNKGTGKRKVAFAAPYPGKIIPINLTEHNGSFICQKDGFLCAAKGIDINVAFTKRLGTGLFGGEGFILQRLEGDGLAFIHAGGTVIKKELASGETLRVDTGCLVAFAPTVDYDIKFIGGFRNALFGGEGLFLALLRGPGLVYLQSLPFSRLADRVAAAARSLRGTEESRGIGGMFGGLLEGEQ; encoded by the coding sequence ATGCAAAGACAAACTGCTGACGTCATAGATTATCACATCATTGGAGATGATATGCAGGTGGTGGAGGTAGAGTTGGATCCGGGTGAAGGGGTGCGTGCTGAAGTGGGCTCCATGTTGTTCATGGAAGATGGCATTGAGATGGAAACATCTACCGGAGGAGGACTGCTAAAGGGGTTCAAACGGCTCATTACGGGGGACAGTTTTTTCATTTCCAACTTCTACAATAAGGGCACCGGCAAAAGGAAAGTGGCTTTTGCAGCTCCATACCCGGGAAAGATTATTCCAATTAATCTCACCGAGCATAACGGCTCATTCATCTGTCAGAAAGATGGTTTTTTGTGTGCTGCCAAGGGCATAGATATTAATGTGGCCTTTACCAAGAGGCTGGGTACTGGTCTCTTTGGCGGTGAAGGTTTTATTCTTCAACGTCTGGAGGGTGATGGACTGGCTTTTATACATGCCGGAGGCACGGTGATTAAAAAAGAACTTGCATCCGGTGAGACCTTGAGGGTAGATACAGGGTGTCTTGTGGCCTTTGCTCCTACTGTGGATTACGATATTAAATTCATTGGCGGCTTCCGGAATGCACTCTTTGGTGGGGAAGGCCTTTTCCTGGCTCTGCTGCGCGGACCGGGTTTGGTTTATCTGCAGAGCCTGCCATTCTCCCGTCTTGCCGACCGCGTGGCTGCAGCAGCACGCTCTTTGCGTGGAACAGAAGAAAGCCGGGGTATAGGAGGCATGTTTGGTGGTTTGCTGGAAGGTGAACAATAA
- the nrdB gene encoding ribonucleoside-diphosphate reductase, which yields MSSFVEPILQESKDRFVLFPIRYDEVWKMYKKAEASFWTTEEIDLTHDLPDWEKLTRDEKHFISHVLAFFAASDGIVNENLVLNFMKDVQIPEARCFYGFQIAIENIHAETYSLLIDTYIKDPVEKARLFNAIETVPCVKKKAEWALRWIENAPSFAHRLVAFAAVEGIFFSGSFCSIFWLKKRGLMPGLCFSNELISRDEGLHTDFACLLYSMLQNKISDKEVYQIIGDAVRYEKEFVQDALPVSLIGMNAPLMCQYIEFVADRLLVSLGYEKMFGASNPFPWMEMISLQGKTNFFEKRVGEYQKAGVTASRDTQVFSLNEEF from the coding sequence ATGAGCAGTTTCGTAGAGCCCATTCTCCAGGAAAGTAAAGACCGGTTTGTTTTGTTTCCCATCCGATATGACGAAGTCTGGAAAATGTATAAGAAAGCAGAAGCCAGCTTCTGGACTACCGAGGAAATTGATCTTACTCATGACCTGCCCGACTGGGAAAAGCTTACCCGAGATGAAAAGCACTTTATTTCACACGTTCTGGCGTTTTTTGCCGCCAGCGATGGCATTGTGAATGAAAATCTGGTGCTCAACTTTATGAAGGATGTGCAAATACCTGAAGCTCGCTGTTTCTATGGATTTCAGATTGCAATTGAAAACATACATGCTGAAACATATAGCTTGCTTATTGACACATATATCAAAGATCCTGTTGAAAAAGCAAGGCTGTTTAATGCTATTGAAACCGTTCCCTGCGTAAAGAAAAAAGCAGAATGGGCGCTGCGATGGATTGAAAACGCTCCTTCTTTTGCCCACAGGCTGGTGGCCTTTGCAGCGGTGGAAGGCATATTCTTTTCGGGAAGTTTCTGCTCCATCTTTTGGCTAAAAAAACGCGGGCTCATGCCCGGCTTATGTTTCTCTAATGAACTTATCAGCCGCGATGAGGGATTGCATACCGATTTTGCATGTCTGCTATACTCCATGCTTCAGAATAAAATTTCCGATAAGGAAGTTTATCAGATTATCGGAGATGCCGTACGTTATGAAAAAGAATTTGTGCAGGATGCACTGCCCGTATCGCTTATCGGCATGAATGCTCCGCTGATGTGTCAATATATTGAATTTGTGGCTGATCGTTTGCTGGTGTCTCTGGGGTACGAAAAAATGTTTGGGGCATCCAACCCATTTCCTTGGATGGAAATGATTTCACTGCAGGGCAAAACCAACTTTTTTGAAAAACGTGTGGGAGAATATCAGAAAGCCGGAGTCACTGCCAGCAGGGATACACAGGTGTTTTCTCTGAACGAAGAATTTTAA
- the tilS gene encoding tRNA(Ile)-lysidine synthase: MNFSDLILKKFRDYCSEHQLLQPRQLILLAVSGGVDSVVLCKLFALSGQPFGIAHCNFQLRGRASDEDQLFTRQLAITYQVPFFTETFNTLEHAAIQKISVEMAARELRYSWLENIRKSHGFHAIATAHHRDDNVETVLLHLTKGTGLAGLHGMHPRREHIIRPMLALSKTEITEFARQHQLPFREDASNRDSVFQRNLLRNEVIPLLEKINPAFKESFAASIQKFRDAESIYKKGLEYYRKKLITQRGPDYYIPIKLLLQFEGIKTILYELLKDYGFNEKEVAQIHSRMREGSGQQYFSESHRVIQYRDFLILTCREPQPSNIVLVGNIKKPVRLPDGGMLKFHLLKGAHISDTPPEIALLDHSKLQFPLVIRRWRQGDYFYPFGMQRKKKKLSDFFTDKKLSQLDKERAWIVESDKRIVWVVGYRIDDRFRVAATTPETLKIRYLKGKD, from the coding sequence ATGAATTTCAGTGATTTGATATTGAAAAAGTTTCGGGACTATTGTTCGGAGCATCAGTTGCTGCAGCCCCGTCAACTTATACTGCTTGCTGTCAGCGGAGGAGTGGATTCTGTGGTGCTTTGTAAACTCTTTGCATTGTCGGGCCAGCCTTTTGGCATAGCACATTGCAATTTTCAGTTGCGTGGAAGGGCCTCCGATGAAGACCAACTATTTACCCGGCAGCTTGCCATCACGTATCAGGTACCCTTTTTTACAGAGACCTTTAACACACTGGAGCATGCAGCTATTCAGAAAATTTCGGTGGAGATGGCTGCCAGAGAACTACGCTACTCTTGGCTGGAAAACATACGGAAGTCCCATGGTTTTCATGCCATAGCCACTGCGCACCACCGGGACGACAATGTGGAAACTGTGTTGCTGCATTTAACCAAAGGAACAGGGTTGGCAGGGTTGCATGGCATGCACCCGCGCAGAGAACATATCATCCGCCCAATGCTGGCGCTCAGCAAAACCGAAATAACCGAGTTTGCCCGCCAGCATCAGCTCCCGTTTCGGGAAGACGCATCCAACCGCGATTCCGTGTTTCAGCGCAACCTGCTTCGCAATGAGGTTATACCTTTACTGGAAAAAATCAATCCGGCCTTCAAGGAATCATTTGCTGCAAGTATTCAAAAATTTCGTGATGCCGAAAGCATCTACAAAAAAGGATTGGAATACTACCGCAAAAAACTGATTACTCAAAGAGGACCGGATTACTACATCCCCATAAAACTGCTTTTGCAGTTTGAAGGGATTAAAACCATTCTGTATGAGCTGTTAAAAGATTACGGATTTAACGAAAAAGAAGTTGCTCAGATACATAGCAGGATGCGGGAAGGTTCCGGCCAACAGTATTTTTCAGAATCGCACCGGGTAATTCAGTACAGGGATTTTTTGATCCTTACCTGCCGTGAGCCACAGCCCAGCAATATTGTGCTCGTGGGAAACATTAAAAAACCCGTGAGGTTACCTGACGGAGGTATGTTGAAATTTCACCTGTTAAAAGGTGCTCATATCAGCGATACACCGCCTGAAATTGCGCTCCTGGATCATTCAAAACTGCAGTTTCCTCTTGTCATCAGAAGATGGCGCCAAGGTGACTATTTCTATCCATTCGGCATGCAGCGAAAAAAGAAAAAGCTCAGCGACTTTTTTACAGACAAAAAGTTGTCACAGTTAGATAAAGAGCGAGCATGGATAGTAGAATCAGATAAAAGAATCGTATGGGTAGTAGGCTACCGCATTGACGACAGGTTTCGGGTAGCCGCTACCACCCCTGAAACATTAAAAATCAGGTATTTAAAAGGCAAAGATTAA
- the nrdA gene encoding ribonucleoside-diphosphate reductase, with protein MYVIKRSGAREPVFFDKITARINKLSYGLDKMVDPVNIAKVVIQGLYDGITTTELDNLAAETAASMTTQHPDYAILAARIAVSNLHKNTIKSFSQTISRLYHYVDKKRGEHAPLIAEDVYQIVMRHADRLDSTIIYDRDYQYDYFGFKTLERAYLLKIDGQVAERPQHMLMRVAVGIHKEDIDAAIETYHLMSEKWFTHATPTLFNAGTPKPQLSSCFLLAMEEDSIRGIFNTLKRCAEISQSAGGIGLSIHNIRATGSYIRGTNGQSNGIVPMLRVFNDTARYVDQGGGRRKGSFAIYLEPWHADVFEFLELKKNHGKEELRARDLFYALWIPDLFMKRVKENGVWSLFCPNEAPGLYDCYGEEFEALYTRYEQEGRQRRQVKAHDLWFAILESQIETGTPYMLYKDAANRKSNQKNLGTIRSSNLCTEIIEYTSSDEVAVCNLASIALNKFVIDGKFDFQKLFDITCIVTRNLNKVIDVNYYPIPEARKSNLRHRPIGIGVQGLADAFIMLRLPFDSPEARILNKNIFETIYYAALTASKDLAKQHGPYETYEGSPISQGIFQFDMWGVQPTDRWDWEHLRKEIKLYGVRNSLLVAPMPTASTSQILGNNECFEPYTSNIYTRRTLSGEFVVVNKHLMRDLIELGLWNDTIREELIRHNGSVQYVEGIPDDIKALYKTVWEISQKVIIDMAADRGAFICQSQSMNLFLENPNFAKLTSMHFYAWEKGLKTGMYYLRTKAAADPIKFTIRAEREKASGGVSASAKTTAAPIRSEEAMNQIACSLDNPDTCDACGS; from the coding sequence ATGTATGTCATTAAAAGAAGCGGTGCCCGCGAGCCAGTGTTCTTTGATAAAATCACGGCACGCATCAACAAGCTAAGCTACGGACTGGATAAAATGGTCGATCCGGTCAACATTGCCAAGGTGGTTATACAGGGATTGTATGACGGCATCACTACCACCGAGCTGGACAACCTGGCTGCTGAAACTGCCGCATCCATGACAACCCAGCATCCCGATTATGCTATCCTTGCCGCTCGCATTGCCGTTTCCAACCTGCATAAAAATACAATCAAGTCATTTTCCCAGACCATCAGCAGGCTTTATCACTATGTAGATAAAAAAAGGGGAGAACATGCCCCTCTTATTGCTGAAGACGTTTACCAGATTGTCATGCGTCATGCTGACCGCCTGGATTCAACCATCATCTATGACCGCGACTATCAGTATGACTATTTCGGTTTTAAAACTCTGGAACGCGCTTATCTATTAAAAATAGATGGTCAGGTGGCTGAAAGGCCCCAGCACATGCTCATGCGTGTGGCAGTGGGTATCCACAAAGAAGACATAGATGCTGCCATTGAAACGTATCATCTGATGTCGGAAAAATGGTTTACTCACGCTACTCCCACTTTATTTAATGCCGGTACACCCAAACCTCAACTTTCCTCCTGCTTTTTGCTTGCTATGGAAGAAGACAGTATCAGAGGCATATTCAATACTCTGAAGCGTTGCGCGGAAATATCCCAGTCGGCAGGGGGTATCGGTCTGAGCATTCATAATATCCGCGCCACCGGAAGTTACATTCGGGGCACCAATGGCCAATCCAACGGCATTGTGCCGATGCTGCGGGTATTCAATGACACAGCCCGCTATGTGGACCAGGGGGGAGGCAGGCGCAAAGGCTCATTTGCCATCTATCTTGAGCCCTGGCATGCAGACGTTTTTGAATTTCTGGAGTTGAAAAAAAATCATGGCAAGGAAGAGTTACGTGCCAGAGACCTCTTTTATGCCCTCTGGATTCCTGACCTGTTTATGAAACGAGTGAAGGAAAACGGTGTATGGTCGCTTTTTTGCCCTAACGAGGCTCCCGGGCTGTATGACTGCTATGGTGAAGAGTTTGAAGCTCTTTACACGCGCTATGAGCAGGAAGGTCGTCAGCGCAGGCAGGTGAAGGCGCATGACCTCTGGTTTGCCATTCTGGAATCTCAGATTGAAACCGGCACTCCGTACATGCTCTATAAAGACGCTGCCAATCGGAAGTCCAATCAGAAAAATCTGGGCACCATTCGCTCCAGTAACCTCTGTACCGAAATCATAGAATATACTTCTTCCGATGAGGTAGCTGTATGCAATCTGGCATCTATTGCTTTAAATAAATTTGTCATTGACGGCAAGTTTGATTTCCAGAAACTCTTTGACATCACCTGCATTGTAACCCGCAATTTAAATAAGGTCATTGATGTCAACTACTATCCTATACCCGAAGCCAGGAAATCTAATTTGCGCCACCGTCCCATCGGAATAGGGGTGCAGGGGCTTGCTGATGCCTTTATCATGCTGCGGCTGCCCTTTGACAGTCCTGAGGCCCGCATACTGAATAAAAATATCTTTGAAACCATTTATTATGCCGCACTCACCGCATCAAAAGACCTCGCCAAGCAGCATGGACCGTATGAGACTTACGAAGGTTCGCCCATCAGCCAGGGCATTTTCCAGTTTGATATGTGGGGAGTGCAACCTACCGACCGCTGGGACTGGGAGCATCTGAGAAAGGAAATAAAGCTGTATGGCGTGCGCAACAGTTTGCTGGTTGCACCCATGCCTACAGCCTCTACCTCACAGATTCTTGGCAATAATGAATGCTTTGAACCCTATACCAGCAACATCTACACGCGCAGAACCTTATCCGGTGAGTTTGTGGTAGTGAATAAACATCTCATGCGGGATCTTATAGAGCTGGGCCTTTGGAATGATACCATCCGGGAAGAACTGATCCGGCATAACGGCTCGGTACAATATGTTGAGGGCATACCCGATGATATAAAGGCACTGTACAAAACCGTTTGGGAAATATCACAAAAGGTGATTATTGACATGGCCGCTGACCGTGGAGCCTTCATTTGTCAGAGCCAGAGTATGAACCTGTTTCTTGAAAACCCTAATTTCGCCAAGCTCACCTCCATGCATTTTTATGCCTGGGAAAAAGGATTGAAAACCGGCATGTATTACCTGAGAACCAAGGCTGCTGCCGACCCGATAAAATTCACCATTCGGGCAGAAAGGGAAAAAGCATCTGGTGGTGTCTCTGCTTCAGCTAAAACAACCGCTGCTCCCATAAGATCAGAGGAAGCCATGAACCAGATTGCCTGTTCGCTGGATAATCCTGACACCTGCGATGCCTGTGGCAGTTAA